ATTCAGTAGCCTagaggggctgttcatttttcgGGTGAtacgtcctcggatggttacttcctacaccacaTCGAGCATTGAGCGGtcatctcggctagttttgaggtaagtatcgttttttacaggtcggcattgttgtgccaaacaactctattaaagttatggtgatatctttttcttagcaagcattttggcattaggtgtcattgattcaaatgctacaTTATTGTGCCAAATAGCACTTGCAAATTCGTAATAGCGCCCTTATCTTTGATGAAGGATTAgggccccaagtattgtactctaaggtcggcggtattgtgccaggccgaCTCGGTAAGCTCGTCATAATGTCCTTCCTTTTCCCGCCTAATGGGagtttcggccctaagtattattcgttcgattcagtattattaagccggactgtttttataaacacagagcaagatctttttatttaactgggactttggtcctagatgtCGGTcatggtttaaaaataaaaagaattcacacgATTGTATGTCTTTGCATTGCGTtgttatttctaaaaatatagagatagaacatatcaagtaaagtgataacaattttattaatataaagatgtattacaacgtacacagaggggcttaaacaagcctatataaAAGATAGATTgccaaaaccataaaaaaaataaataaataaataaaaaaagcaatacattaagtaaacagccaaatctctttttaaactcgtctccgaagtccttccaaactttGCCTCAGTAGTgcccatatcgagagaaggaccttcttcagaagaagatggaggagatgaatgaagaagatggaggagatgaatgaaaagaaggaggagaagaagagggaagagatgaaaagaaagaaaaatgagtaaaagagggagaatgaaaagtaccaggatggatctggtagtggaaagaagaagaaagagaggcaaaaggaggcaccagtgaacaaagagaggaagaagcaaggacacttagtccctgcctcagtcctgactcctaacacattggtgccatgttaggtatgctcataagagagcggttggtgctgataatgggtgttctcgacttaatcacgccgaaagtttgacgtgacgagtccctgcttcggattttggctgaaaggaaggtgagacaaatcttgagtctccgccatccttgccctgaccgagccatttcgagctttattagaacatggtGCTTTGGggaggggcatggttccttcattactcgttgttatggtgAACGTATTATGATTTGGTGTATAACTAGTGGGTAAAGTAAACGCTAATGGAGGCTAAggatttcagatctcagaaggataaaagggtctctgtacgaaagcgatagcctcctacttgtcttcttataggaagggcaaaacggaaggtattaaattcatccaggtttccaaaagaatctgtaAACGAAGATgtatccgttccacttccccacctcatcaaacaaaccgtcgaatGTAGATGagtctcgtaaatagaagtcattaaaagcgcgttttggataaccaaacggcgaGAACGCGTCGGgagcaaaatcaaaagaatgtctcgtagaTCGGTACATTTCCTGGACAGATGGAAAACCACCAGCATTAATGAAAGGCCgaattaaatgagccataataaagactcggcattaccaaaacccccttttccaaccaagaggttggacagcagggttttaaggggctattgtggggcccaagtaatttatgggccaggcccatttatccATGGGGAATCCAAaggtccaagccgaggagggctacggcccaagcccgataataTAAAgtacaagatagccttgggatacagccgaggacagttcagtcctcggcagaaccCAAAATCCTACCGGAAGatagggcaaaaacggtataggattaagcttgaaaaaaaatctaaaatattcagggaaagctgcccttactgccattcaatacccTGCACCTGACAGAACAGTATTTTtcgacttttacaaccacccccaacgactttgggtatgggctaatgggacaagtatcagtcttggaaaagttaaacctatacgtggacgaaggacagtgaacgcaggcgagtataaaaggaaaaatgagcgCCAAGAAAGGGGACTgggaaaaatagccaaaaaccagagcctcccagcccacctccaagagaaagactccaagggtgaagaaaacttagccatgcatgaacaccacgaaaaacccaccgcctggggaccaaggcctagcctttcaaacccacgctctacaaatgatattgtttgggcctttttacgtgcgaacccaacgccgctacggttcgttacgaatcgtgccCTTACAgtattaattcaattaatatgaattgtgaaaaataaaaaataaataaatttttaaaatttaaaatttaaaactaataaagtaactgcatcacaaataatcattttaaactaaaaaatatctCAATATCATAATttgtcaaacaaaataaatcacTAATGTTAGATCCAACAATcaatttaaggaaaataaataacaataaaggtaaaagtaaaTGACAACAGTTATTATGCAGTGGTGGCTCTAATTATACAATCTACTACtagagtgtatatatatatatatatgagtgtatatatatatatatatatatatatatatttccctCTTTTCTTAGTTAGGTAGTATTCTGgaagtacttaataattttccGTTAGTAATTTGGATCGATGTTGTAATTATGCCTTGCCATATATACTCTAATATGTTGTTGATAATATTTAGTTTATGagttaaaatagtattttcattgttattaaaactctcaattttttaataatgtcTTTGTGAGCTATTGAGCTTCATGATGTGTAGCTAAGAAAGTCTACATTTCCATAAACACAAACAATGTTTGCGCCCACTGAATAGTTTGATCCACactaaattattttctctcttcttgttatTGACCAAGTAACTTCAATGAGTGCCCATAACTTTATACGACATGACATTTAATGTGGAAAATACATTCATGGCAATTCCCATGTTGATGAAATCCTAAACTCCTAACTGTGTTTTGGAAGAAAAGCAACCATGAAAAAGGAGAGCATGATTATATTTGCTTGTCACTAACTTCACTTTCCTAGTCTCCCCCGGACTTAATAAACAAAGCTTTCTCCGAACCAAGAAGCTTTATGCTCCCTAATATGACTAATAACGACGACCATTCCCAGTCATTGTTCTACACTAACATCACCCCATCGGACTTTGTATCTTGCTGCGAGATAGTGGGCTCCAACAGGACCCCGACTCCCATAAGGATAATACTCTGGGATAATCCTCTTCTCTTCAAGCTCTTTTAACACAGGTGTGAAGAGTGACCAAGCAGCATCCAATTCATCACTCCGGATAAACAACCTTCTTTCCCCTTCGATAGCATCCAGCAGAAGCCTCTCATAAGCATCTGGAATTTCCTTTGAATATCTAGAAATAACATGCAAAGGCATTCGATTTAAATATGAAAGATCACTCATGAAGTACCACCACAGTAAAACACTGATATCAGCTGACTTTTCAAGTTTTgttaaatcaacaaaaataatgcaaaagtcagataatgaaattattacttataGTTCATTATTAACAAAGACTAAAATGATACCTAACACCTAGGTATACACTAAAATAAGGTAGTTTTGAGTTTGACatgtataaaataatataaaaatatgttttacctTGCTGCATAATGAAGATTCAGGTTACTTCGGTCCAATTTCATCCCCAAACCAGGGACCTTGTTATTGATCTTCAAATAAATAGCTTCGTCAGGCTGCACTCGGATAACAAGTTCATTTGTAGCTCGATCAAGATCTGTCCCAATGTTTCGGTTATATAAATTGCCAGGCACATGCCTAAACTGCACTCTTATCTCAGCCCtgcagagaaaaaaaaggaacaaatttaaataaaatgatgcacctcaagacaaataaaatattacttaGGAAGTTCTTCCTTAATTCTGCATACTTCTTATTATGTAATGCTTTCCCAGCCTTCATTAGAAAAGGCACCCCATCCCATCTTGCATTATCGATGAAGAGGGCAGCTGCTGCAAATGTTGGAGTTAAGCTGTCCTTGGGTACAGTCTTATCATCAGTGTAGGCTGGATAAGTTACACCTCCTTTTGTGTGGCTCTTGTATTGCCCTATGACCATGTTTTCTAGTTCTAATGGCCTCATTGAACGTAAAACTTTGACCTAGCAACCGGAAAACAATTTCTTTCTTAGTAAAAAAAGACATGGAAAAACATCTTAGAAATAGCCAGAtttcagggtttttttttttttttttttttttgaggggggtGCAGGGGAAACCTTTTCATTTCTGATATCTTCTGCATCCAAAGTAACTGGAGTTTCCATGGCAAATAGGGCTAGTATCTGAAGCAGATGGTTCTGCATAATGTCTCTTATTATTCCATAATTGTCGAAGTACCTACATTCAATGAagtgaaaactaaaataaatcaTATGTTCTCACATGAAATTAAATACAAATGtcaattagaaataaaaataccCTCCACGTCCTTCAGTTCCAAAATCTTCAGAGAATATAAACTGTACATTCCTTATATACTGTCTTGACCATAATGGCTCAAATATTAGGTTAGAGAACCGGAGAacagataggttttctacaagcTCCTTTCCCAGATAGTGGTCTATCCTGTAAAATAAATTTGTCGATATAATCAGATTATAGTCAATATCTGTGCATAATATGAACCGACTTTTGTTAGAAAAACTTGACCTGAATATTTGATCCTCGTCTAGATACTGTTTAAGACCTTTTGTCAAAGCAGCTGAGGATTCTGAATCCCGACCAAAGGGTTTCTCAACAATGACCCTAGTCCAGCCATTACCAGCTGAGGCTGACAAGCTTGCACATCTTACAGCATCTATGAATACATTTGGAGGTACTGACAAATAGAAGAGGCGATTAGAAACCTTCCCACCCTGCATCATTgtcaaataaatacataaatacatgTTCAAGTTGTGGAAAGAGCAGTTAATTTAGTTTCTTTTGGAGACAAAAGCCTCCTTATCCTATCTTGACCTTGAAGAAACAAGACTGCTAGAAAATCCCCAAAATAACGAATGAAAATATTTACTGGAGTGCCATTACTAGAGTCCCTAACCATTAAACAAAGAACACAACAAAAACTGTTACAGGTGCAACTCaggatatgttttttttttttttttttttttttttttttttttttttaaattataaaataataataaataagttgCACAATCACCCAATGGGTGAGTTGTGCCACAAGTTGTGACACTAGCTTAATAAATAAGTTGCACAAATGAATCATTTCATATCCCCCTGGACACCAATTCCACCAAAAATTATATTGCAATTGATTCCAATGTGCACCAGCAATCACACTCATAGTCATCACATCTATCTCTAACAATCAACCAAATAACGGTAACACCAGCCCAACCATGCAAAAGAGGTGATTTCTCTTATATCTGATCTGTAGAAGGTATACAAATAACAAAGGGAATGCTGCATTGCAACTTGCAAGTACCAGCAAGGCAGAAACTCCAGAAAGACATTAATTCAGCAAGTCCAACATGCACAATATGTTGGTTTTCTTTTAACTACAATGGGATATTAAGTACAGGAATTGTTTTTATGCACATGAGAGCTTAAAAACTCCCATAAACATTTAGGAAGATTGAATGCATATATATAAGTTGGGTATAAGTTACACCTGGTATAATTTTAAGTTATCTTAAACcactgtgattttttttttttatgcgaattttaataattggattatattttcttcttatatcttctatacttgcaaaatttcaaaacgaTCAAAGttcaataactatgttatctattatatatttaaaattcaagtttctgtactttaaaattatgtaaaaaaaaaaaaaatttatagatcgaataataaataacatatgTTGACAAATTTGGCatacttgttaggaacatagaaaacatgtaattcaaaggtgtaacttgaaccctatatatatacatagaaaACATGTAACTAAATTTCATTagaaaagcacaaaaaaggGGCAACTTTGGTACATGGAAAGTAAAAAAGGAAGGGccaaaagagaaataaaatacaAGAAACATTGTTATGATCTCAGCATACAAGATACACTCCAATTgataaaagataagaaagatATGAAAGATAAGCCATAATCAGAAAGCCAGATTTTGTTTTAACTTCCATCTAGCATAAATAAGGAACCACTTGTTGGTAAAATGTGATGTAAAAGAAATTTAGGAAGTTCaatgaaagaaagataaaatggAGTAGAGAGAAAAAGTGGCAATagaatgagagagaaactctaattttaatttcaaagtGAATTTTCATGCAATGACTAAGTTGAGTTGACAATGGCCAATCTtgactatttataattttatacacCAAGGAGTTGGTAATGTTGACCTAATGTTGACATCATTCAAAATAACAACACCTTAACAAACTATAATTAGCTCGtgtaaaataattaatgtgtTGAAATCATAATGAATTGCAACTAATCATCAACAACTAAGCCTTAGTCCTAAAACTTTTAGGGTCGACTATGGGTTCTCAATAGACTAGTCAGGGTAGGCCACATGTATTCAttttttccattccattctatctGAAATCAtttacttccttaattgacatgtcattttttactAACATTAATGTTACTTTTTCTTCCTCTACCCCTTTTTTCATTCCCTTAACTTTAATCGACTCACTATTTCTTACCAGTACATTAATGGCTCTTCTTTGAAAATAACCAACATATTTTCATCAATAGGGGTCAATCCTATCTTTAATTGAATTTCCTTATTTCAAGTCCTGTCTATTTCCACTTATCCACCTTACCATTTTCATTTAAGCTacaatcattttatgaatatattGTTTCTTAGTAGAGCAACATATGGTACCATAGAGAATATGTAGTCTTATAGcaatcttataaaaaatttcctttaacTTAAGGAAAAATCTAaagccacaaactattttacaaactaatgtggtAAGTGGTTATTgttaagtaaaaaagtgatgttagtggtgGGCCCAAATGAGAACCAGTAaaaatttgccacatcaatagtttgtaaaaacgTTGTCAAATAGTTTGTgattgtagcattactcttaactatcaatagtttgtaaaaatgtcaTAAAATTGTTTGTGGTTATAATATTACTCTTAACTTAATAAACATTTTACGATCAAACAATACTCTTGATGTGCTTCTTAGACTTCTCTACTTCATCCACCCTACTCTTATCCTATGATTCACATATTCTTCAATCTCTCCATCGTTATGAATTATTAATCCAAGATATTCTTGACCTCCAAGTCTTACAACCCCTTAATCtttgtttctacttttattGAATCTGCATTCTATGTACTTTGGTTTTAGTCCCACTTAATCAAAAGattttagattctaaattgTCTCGCCAAATTTGTAACCTAGCATTAACTCTATGTCTAATTTCATCCACTAAAACTATATCATCTACCAAAAGCACACACCAAGGGACTTCCTCTAGAACAATTTAGACTCAGGTCATCCATCACTTGATGCAAACCTATACCAATAGGAAACTCACATGTGATGCCTCTACTTGCTCTCACACTAGTTTCAACTTCATCTTAAACTTGATATACTTTAGAGgaacttctttcttttccaaaactCACCTCATAATCTCTCTAAGGACCCTATCATATGCTTTCTCCAtgtcaataaaagaaaatgtgcaaaaaaattaattacatgtTTAAAAATTAGAACCATAAACTGCACAagtgtaaaaagtaaaaacaatgaTTCACATGTTTTAAAAAGGACCACGATCAAATTTCTAAAGAGGATTTTAATGTACTCAGACAAGTAATTCAAATCAGAAGGATGGGTAAATCTGAAGGTTCTTTAGCAGGTTGAAGCATTCATGGAAGCTTGATCAAAGCCTCAACTCTAATACCAAAACGATgaagaaatttaaaaacttcaaagaaagagagagaaagtggcAGCAGAATGGGAGAgaattctcaaatctcaattatgattcaaataaaattttcatatgactaatggtccgtttggattgagaggaagggagggggagtagagtagatttggcccaaaattagcctatttttagccaactctactctactcccctccactccccctcctttccccctccatccaaatgGGCCCTAAGTTGAATTTAGGATGGACAATCTTGGTTATTTATACAACAAAGGATTTGGCTATGCTAAACTCATGTTGACATCATCCCTAATAACAACCCTTAACAAACTATAGCTAGAACATGTGTAGAATCAAAATCAAATgttttaaaatcaaaacaaaccatAGCTAGCATGTGTAAAACAATTAATCACATGTTTAAAATCATAACAAACTATAACTAGCATAAGTGTAAAAACAATTAGATATGTTATAAAAGAAGGTCCTTCGCCATGTAAATTATTCAGACATGTCAGCAACCCATGTGGAATAGTCAACCACCACATCATACCCATGTAGATTATTCAGCCATGTCAACATGCCAAGTGGAATAGTCATTTTGAAATGCCTTACATCAGAATTACTATGTAAATTTCTATCACATGCAGCCAACACACAAAGTACCTCATGTTCCTTCAGCTTCTTGTCTAGCTCTGCAAAGTTTTCCTGTGAATCATATTGACCAGAATGGTAGAAACATCTTTCAAGAAATTGCTCCATCTTTTCACCACAGTTCTCCCTGATAATCCAGCAGAAAGAATACATCACAACCTGAACAACTCAAAGCATTCCATAATCAACCAAACACACGCACACACGCGCGTGCACAATGTGTAATATGCAATACTATATAACTAACTTCCACGGTTGAAACTACAGATATGTACACCAAGCTTCAAGTCAAGCAAACGacaggatttttctttttcaaattttcaccTCTTATCAATTCTGCAAGTAAGGGTCTGGCTGACCATGGTTCTAAGTTCAGCATCGGTCATCTTACTCCGAGCATAACCATACACAGTAAAGTGCTGCAAAGAAATAACTTCATACTTTAAAAGTATTGAAAATAAACTCATTTTAAGCTGACCCGTCAATAAAGGAATCTTCTTAGTtatgaaaaaaatgcaaaacctTAGGGAGACAACCCTCATAATAGAGTGCAAAAAGTGCAGGAAATATCTTCTTCTTGGCAAGGTCCCCTGAGGCTCCAACCACAGTAATACTAACTGTAGACTCATTTCCATTGATATCGAATCCGACTGCATCTTTACATTCATCCGTAGATGGAACTGACAACAACCCACCTTTCAATTTCTTGAAAGGGTAATCATTTTCAATTGGGGTTACTGCAGTGGCTACCGCACCTACACGCCCAGTTGCCATTCAAGTGAGACGAACATGTttatcatatttaaaaattgcaGAAACTGAGACAATAAAATTGACAATTCCCCTTCTTGATTACTCAGAAAACTAACATAATTAAGGATATGAATTCATTACCCTGACTTGCTAATACTATCCATGCAATCTATAATCATGTTTAACTGATTGAAGGTCATACTAGAAGCCACAATATCTAAGTCCCAgattattaaagaaagaaaaaaaactaaaaattcaaaatttttattcaatggtTTTGTGAACAAACACCAACCCATttgaaaaaagaacaaaaggaaTCATTCAGAttcttgaaatgaagaaagaaacaaaccGTCTTGCATGCGGGCCACATTTTGGCTCTGGGATAGTACAGATAACTTAGCTGCAAGAAAACGCTTTGGAGCCGAAGAAGATACCGCTACATGACCGAGTTTTGAAGACGATGATGAAGAAGAACAGTACGAAGAataagaagatgatgatgatgatgattgtgTTAATGGCGAATATGAACGGCAATGAGTTGAATAAAGGGTCGCCAtcgctctctctttctctctctctgtctgtgTCTTTTCTTTGTCTGAGTTTTGTTGGGTTTGGAGTTAGGAGGAGTCGATGTTTAACTAGTGTGTGTTAAAGGGAAAAGAGGGGGCAACAAGAACAACTTCGGGGACATCGAGGGTTGAAGTTGAAGAAGGCCCCTTGAGATCTCCGAAAGGCTGCTTTGTCCTCCCTAACAATGGAATTAGAGAAAAGCCAAATTGGTATTATTAATTGATTACTTTTATAGTTAGGTCTATAGTTTCTTAAACAATTGTACTAGTGTTTCTTAGACGATAACTCTTTGATAATGACTTTTTTGTGTTTAGGCCGGACTCAATAACTTTGTAAGGATCCaacctagttttctttttcGTTCTCACGTTTAGGAAAAAGTTTCTTTAATAAGATAAAATCcatccaaaaaattaatatggttacatattttaaaattttaatcattaaattttatattgtttatgtttttaacacacatgttaaatattatgttaatctaatattatttactatttgaactataaacttatatttttatacataattttagaatacacaaatttgaaatttaaaaattttgattgattacATAGCTAgtgatatttaatttttctaaattatttgtaaatatgaaaaatataagaaaaaaatgtaatttaatgatgaatttatcaaaattcaaatccaataaaaaaaatattgttgttaatatttttataaatattatggaGTGACTAAGAAATAGACTCATAATATGTCTACTTGAACATTAgttacaattaaatttattgttgtttctcaaaaaaaaaaaaaaaaaaaaaaaaaaaaaaaaaaaaaaaaaaaaaacaaaaaacctaagTTTGTTGTCAAGTTTGAGTAGTTAACATAATTTCTTTTCAGTAAAATTTTCCCAGCTTTGgtatgtgaataaaaaaaaatcatagaatttttttttgaaaagattttgGTCTATTTTTGCTTATTAGTTATCAGTCGTTTTGAACTTTATGGGAGAAGAGAACACCTTTTGAAGTAGAGAATACATTGACCAAACCATAATAAAGTTCTAAACATTGTAAACATCTTTTGGCCGCAATCAGATGTAAGCCTCCAGTCCTCCACGCATCAATAAGTATATATGTACAccataaattttactttttttttttttttcacaattattagtAACACGTTGTGACTAGTGTATGAAAAAAGTAATGTCAATAATAGTTccatatgaaaataatgttacATTAATCACAATTTAATACATGaaccaattataaaatttattgtgtatGTAATATTGCTGCACAATTTCACTGCTAAATCAACGAGTTGGGCTCATATCTTCTTGTATAAGAATGAGTAGGTCGATggatttttatctcttttactCCATTGGTAGATTGGGTGGGGGAGAGTTGGTTAGCTGGCATAAGTGTACTAATAGTCTAATTCAAAGGAAAAATGCAAGCATCAAGAAGACTGaaattatatagaaaaataatttctgcCCAGAGCTTATAACATGAAAAGACAAGAGAAATTGTCATGATAACAATGATATTGACATGTAACGTGTATATAGCACAAGTTGGGTTAAGGTATAACAAACTCAAGTTCTCTTATACAACGACTAAGtacttcataatttttttaatacactacaatattttatcattttttttagggtgaatATTTTATCAACTTGAACTAATTAGaacacacaaatttatttaaaattgctattttacTAAGATATTGACCAATGAATACTTTGAATAGGCCATTtgcaaaataaaatccaatttcatTACAAACAGTTCATAAtctgttacattttttttttcaatcacgTATTGAtgatggttttttatttttattttttttagagagtttcaatctatgattACTActcttgatgataactctttattattaaaccaagataccaattggttttttgtgtaggtagaaattgaaccccaaatctcttattcaaccatcaaagactttaccagtcAAGTTAACTGAAATTCACCGTTGATAATGGGTTTTAGTATAAGGAAAGTAACAATAATTTGTCAATAGTATGGTCCATAAGATAAGGCTAGCAAAAACAATGTTGGGCCCAAGGAAGAACTTAGAAGGATATGACTTATTAGAAGAACTAGGCCTGGACTAGATTGGGCTGTCAGTTGTGGAAAGACTACTTGACTTCTGTCCCTCACTTAACTGAGTCTATGACCCAACAAACTGTGTCTGGACCCTTTTTCAGACTCGGCCCAATCGTGTAACTAGGCTAATGAATGTCATATCTGCAGACATTACACTCTTCCAAAGAATCCAAACTTTGTCggcaaattaaaaaataaaaagcaaaaaaaattctaaaagacCTTTCGCAGTTTTGGCTATGCTATACCACAAAAATTGTATACGGCAACTTGTTCAATAATTCAAGAAGTTGTTGGAAAGGAAAACCCAGCCTCccacccaaaaaaggaaaaaagaaaagaaaaagaagatgttTTGGTTGCTTAATATACCacttttctcctttttatagTAATTGGtactatttctatttcttttttaaatggtaAGTAATACTTGATATTTTGATAAGTCTCATGTACACCAATCGTCGAAGACTAGCATATTTGCATACGGACATAATGGACTTGCTGGCTTGTTGCTGGCACTCACATTAaacttttctcttttgtttttaatgccTTCAAATAcgttaatatttttattattttaaaagataagataaaattttaacttatagtGTCGGttcttaaatgattttttttttttatcattaagttaaaaaattaattaacttattttatttgacAATAAAAGATTACCATTGAATTAATTGAAGTCCACAAATAcgtgaataaaaattttaagaaataaacaATTCGGgtaaagaaataaaggaatttGTTACTAATCAAAGTTAGTTAGCtaattctttcttaaaaaaaattaaaaaaaaaaggttagttcGCTAATACGTAGTAGGATGTTAGCCATTAGCCACCATTTCAACTGTGAAAGccacttccttcttcttcttcttttccgaTTCTTCGGTGCTAAGAAAGGAATTTCAGGAACATATATCAAAAGTCAATACAGGCAAGCTGGCCGATCACACTTCCAAGCTGCCGCATCTCAGGGAATATTACTCGTTCCTAACCCACCAACCACACAATTACACAAAGGCCTTACCAAGCTAAGGAAAGAATATACGGCCCACAAAATAGTATCTAAGGAAGGAACCCACTATCAATGAGTAATTTTCCATGTCAGTTCAGATGTCGTTGTTGAGAAAAGTGAAAACCTTTGAGATCGACTTTAGAGTCAGCACGGTTTTGAGTTATTCAATCCCACAATCCGGCAAATTGTGACCGATTTCATGTCACTTTTATCGGcttctataattttttcttcacctTCACCGTTAACAATCTGATACTTCAGAATTGTGGCAAAGTTATTGTTAGCATTTGAATTCAGCATTTCTGCTGAATCCCGTGTCtcatgttttccttttcctttttttttttttttttttttttgctttcacgCATTTAAGGGAGCAAAATTTAATGTTCATAgacaaattttattgttcaaGCACTGTTCCATCATTGTTCACATACTGTTCATCactgtagcagcactgttcat
This genomic stretch from Quercus lobata isolate SW786 chromosome 3, ValleyOak3.0 Primary Assembly, whole genome shotgun sequence harbors:
- the LOC115982131 gene encoding glucose-6-phosphate 1-dehydrogenase, chloroplastic; protein product: MATLYSTHCRSYSPLTQSSSSSSSYSSYCSSSSSSSKLGHVAVSSSAPKRFLAAKLSVLSQSQNVARMQDGAVATAVTPIENDYPFKKLKGGLLSVPSTDECKDAVGFDINGNESTVSITVVGASGDLAKKKIFPALFALYYEGCLPKHFTVYGYARSKMTDAELRTMVSQTLTCRIDKRENCGEKMEQFLERCFYHSGQYDSQENFAELDKKLKEHEGGKVSNRLFYLSVPPNVFIDAVRCASLSASAGNGWTRVIVEKPFGRDSESSAALTKGLKQYLDEDQIFRIDHYLGKELVENLSVLRFSNLIFEPLWSRQYIRNVQFIFSEDFGTEGRGGYFDNYGIIRDIMQNHLLQILALFAMETPVTLDAEDIRNEKVKVLRSMRPLELENMVIGQYKSHTKGGVTYPAYTDDKTVPKDSLTPTFAAAALFIDNARWDGVPFLMKAGKALHNKKAEIRVQFRHVPGNLYNRNIGTDLDRATNELVIRVQPDEAIYLKINNKVPGLGMKLDRSNLNLHYAARYSKEIPDAYERLLLDAIEGERRLFIRSDELDAAWSLFTPVLKELEEKRIIPEYYPYGSRGPVGAHYLAARYKVRWGDVSVEQ